The Hippoglossus hippoglossus isolate fHipHip1 chromosome 19, fHipHip1.pri, whole genome shotgun sequence genome has a segment encoding these proteins:
- the rnf157 gene encoding E3 ubiquitin ligase RNF157 isoform X5: MGALTSRQNIGVEEVDIPSSSVYRYPPKSGSYFASHFIMGGEKFDSTHPEGYLFGENTDLNFLGTRPVAFPYAAPPPQEPVKTLRSLINIRKDTLRLVRCSEDLKLPGDEATGKNRACYNVEFTFDADTQVAITIYYQAIEEFHNGVPVYLPQDSSLQSETVHFKRGVCQQFCLPSHTVNLSEWADEELLFDMDKEVFPMVVQAVVDEGDEHLGHSHILLATFEKHMDGSYCVKPLKQKQVVDGVSYLLQEIYGIENKYNSQESKVADDEISDNSAECVVCLSDVRDTLILPCRHLCLCNACADTLRYQANCCPICRLPFRALLQIRAMRKKLSPLSPTSFNPVITSQTSDSEEHSASEHIPPGYEVVSLLEALNGPLNTSSVAPPPLHSGPSHVSGALPPYSSEPHPTPARSLSPLDHSNSSQGLKLKKSGSKSLSQNSSVLPEEEDEKSCSESEACRHKLAVNQQECGVTPDSENLTLSSSGAIDQSSCTGTPLSSTITSPEDPVSSSLAQSVMSMASSHSQHSHISTDTMSSMSGSYLAGAEGEPGGEEEEEEEGGNAEGEENQDIPMERRGPSQQDGEFSKQPKEQNYSVAVEEQDSEGNDVTEEDCSSPSNGKDEESCPVHID, encoded by the exons GGAGTTACTTCGCCAGCCATTTCATCATGGGGGGGGAGAAGTTTGACTCCACCCATCCGGAGGGTTACCTGTTCGGGGAAAACACTGACCTCAACTTCCTGGGGACCAGACCTGTAGCG ttcCCGTACGCAGCCCCCCCACCTCAGGAACCAGTGAAGACGTTACGAAGCCTTATAAACATCCGTAAAGACACTCTGCGGCTCGTACG GTGCAGCGAGGACCTGAAGCTGCCGGGTGATGAGGCGACGGGGAAGAACAGGGCGTGCTACAACGTCGAGTTCACCTTCGACGCTGACACACAGGTCGCCATCACCATCTACTACCAGGCCATAGAGGAGTTTCACAATGGGGTGCCAGT ttaccTGCCCCAGGACAGCTCTCTGCAGTCTGAGACCGTGCACTTCAAGAGGGGAGTTTGCCAGCAGTTCTGTCTGCCCTCACACACGGTCAACCTCAGCGAATGGGCCGACGAGGAG ctgctgtttgatatGGACAAGGAGGTTTTCCCCATGGTGGTGCAGGCTGTCGTGGACGAGGGAGACG AACATTTGGGACACTCGCACATTCTCCTGGCTACATTTGAAAAG CACATGGACGGGAGCTACTGTGTGAagcctctgaagcagaaacaagtg GTGGATGGAGTAAGTTATCTGCTGCAGGAGATCTATGGGATAGAGAACAAATACAACAGCCAAGAATCAAAG GTTGCTGATGATGAGATCAGTGACAACAGCGCggagtgtgtggtgtgtttgtcgGACGTGCGAGACACACTCATCCTGCCGTGCAGACACCTGTGTCTCTGCAACGCCTGTGCCGACACGCTGCGCTACCAGGCCAACTGCTGCCCCATCTGCAGACTGC CGTTCAGAGCTCTGCTGCAGATCCGAGCCATGAGGAAGAAACTCAGTCCTCTGTCACCCACCAGCTTTAACCCCGTCATCACGTCACAGACCTCGGACTCGGAGGAACACTCG GCGTCGGAGCACATCCCTCCAGGCTACGAGGTGGTGTCTCTTCTGGAGGCGCTGAATGGGCCCCTCAACACCTCCTCggtggctcctcctcctctccactctgGCCCCAGCCACGTCTCTGGAGCGCTGCCTCCGTACAGCAGTGAGCCCCACCCCACCCCGgctcgctccctctcccctctggACCACTCCAACTCCAGTCAGGGACTCAAACTCAAGAAGAGTGGTTCAAA GTCACTCTCCCAGAATTCCTCTGTGCTTcccgaggaggaggatgagaagtCCTGCAGTGAATCGGAGGCCTGTCGCCACAAACTGGCTGTGAACCAGCAggag tgtgGAGTGACTCCAGACAGCGAGAACCtgactctgtcctcctctggagccatcGACCAGTCGTCCTGCACTGGAACTCCGCTCTCATCCACCATCACCTCTCCtgaag acCCAGTGAGCAGCAGCCTGGCCCAGTCAGTGATGTCCATGGCCTCGTCGCACTCGCAGCACTCCCACATCAGCACTGACACCATGTCCTCCATGTCAGGGTCCTACCTGGCCGGGGCCGAAGGCGAGCccgggggggaggaggaggaggaggaggaaggaggcaaCGCGGAGGGCGAGGAGAACCAGGACATCCCCATGGAGCGGCGAGGGCCGTCGCAGCAGGACGGG GAGTTTTCCAAACAGCCAAAGGAACAAAATTACTCAGTGGCTGTCGAGGAGCAGGACTCAGAG GGAAATGATGTGACGGAAGAGGACTGCTCCTCCCCATCTAATGGGAAAG